A genomic stretch from Coffea arabica cultivar ET-39 chromosome 10c, Coffea Arabica ET-39 HiFi, whole genome shotgun sequence includes:
- the LOC113714420 gene encoding probable jasmonic acid carboxyl methyltransferase 2: protein MDTLQILRMNGGEGETSYAKNSVVQRKIMSYESPSIEEAVTDILCKNFSETMGMADLGCSSGPNTLTLVSEVIDMVNSKSQKMGFSLPEVRVSLNDLPGNDFNDIFVSLPTFYQKQEEEKGKGFRNNCFISCVGGSFYGRLFPKKSLHLVHSSSSLHWLSRAPPRLAVDAAVPLNKGKIYISKTSPSSVSKAYLSQFREDLSLFLKSRSEEMVPGGRMVLSFLGRTSADPATEHGGHQWELLAKALTSMVSEGRVLEEKIDSFNAPYYAPSLEEVRNEVEEEGSFVIKSLKALEVEWDAGFQTDSACEIQENKRKISSRGGRVAKTIRAVVESMLESQFGRDIIDDLFVKYAELVDDYFSRTTPIYINLVLSVTRKGP, encoded by the exons ATGGACACCCTTCAAATTCTTCGCATGAATGGCGGAGAAGGAGAGACCAGCTATGCAAAGAATTCAGTCGTACAG AGGAAGATAATGAGCTATGAAAGTCCAAGTATTGAGGAAGCAGTGACTGACATATTGTGCAAGAATTTCTCGGAGACCATGGGCATGGCAGATTTAGGCTGTTCATCGGGGCCTAACACTTTAACGTTGGTATCAGAAGTCATAGACATGGTAAATTCCAAAAGCCAGAAAATGGGTTTTTCGCTTCCGGAGGTAAGGGTTTCTCTTAATGATCTTCCAGGCAATGACTTCAACGATATATTCGTGTCATTGCCGACATTCTACCAGAAGCAGGAAGAAGAGAAGGGTAAAGGGTTCCGGAACAATTGCTTCATATCATGCGTGGGAGGTTCTTTTTATGGAAGGCTGTTTCCTAAGAAGAGTCTGCATCTCGTTCACTCTTCTTCAAGTCTTCACTGGCTATCTCGG GCTCCTCCTCGTCTGGCTGTAGATGCTGCCGTACCTTTAAACAAAGGAAAGATATACATTTCCAAGACGAGTCCGTCAAGCGTTAGCAAGGCATACCTATCGCAGTTTCGGGAGGACTTGTCACTCTTTCTCAAGTCACGATCGGAAGAGATGGTCCCTGGTGGCCGCATGGTCCTATCGTTCTTGGGCAGGACCTCTGCAGATCCAGCCACGGAACATGGTGGCCACCAATGGGAGTTATTAGCCAAAGCCCTAACCAGTATGGTTTCCGAG GGACGTGTTCTAGAGGAGAAAATTGATTCCTTTAATGCCCCTTACTATGCTCCATCTTTGGAGGAAGTAAGAAATGAGGTAGAAGAAGAAGGTTCTTTCGTGATTAAGAGTCTGAAAGCCTTGGAAGTTGAGTGGGATGCAGGATTTCAAACCGATTCTGCTTGTGAAATCCAGGAGAACAAACGCAAGATATCATCTAGGGGTGGCCGAGTAGCGAAAACCATTAGGGCCGTGGTTGAATCTATGTTGGAATCTCAGTTTGGAAGGGATattattgatgatttattcGTGAAATATGCAGAATTGGTAGATGACTACTTCTCAAGGACCACGCCAATCTACATCAATTTGGTCCTGTCCGTCACGAGAAAGGGTCCCTAG